Proteins from a single region of Ziziphus jujuba cultivar Dongzao chromosome 1, ASM3175591v1:
- the LOC107431104 gene encoding G-type lectin S-receptor-like serine/threonine-protein kinase At4g27290 encodes MGILSSTTFFITTIILLSFSDSSIALDTIFGTQAITDTENSTLVSKYGKFELGFFSPGSSSNRYVGIWYKDIPCKTVVWVANRQNPIIDSSGILMINRTGHLVLLGKRSIVVWSARPTKSLQAPILQLFDTGNLVLIDKKDDENSDNNYLWQSFDYPSDTLLPGMKFGWDLRTGIGRHIIPWKSPDDPAPGDFAWGVTLCEYPESQTWKGSNKYYRDGPWNGLRCTGTPELKPNLLFSYEYVHHKDEVYYMFHLKNESVKTRLVVNQTNGYIRTRYAWNSGTQSWDGFSSMPKDVCDGYGLCGANGNCVIWEAPVCQCLKGFTRKGNFLDWSQGCARNKPLDCLDKHLSGFVKISGLKLPDTTHAWANASLNLKECKAKCLSKCSCTAYTDYNISGKKSGCAMWFGDSIDIREFQAGGQDLYVRLHASDLGGDGERMVKIGVVIVAVFVVACGLVLLACYIRQVRTRKCLKATIEMIENLNNESQAENLDVIFFDLDKIVKATCNFSSDNKLGEGGFGPVYKGTLEDGREIAVKRLSKSSLQGVNEFKNEVALIAKLQHRNLVKLLGCCLKGEEKMLVYEYMPNSSLNSFIFDKTKSKLLDWSKRFHIIGGIARGLLYLHQDSRLRIIHRDLKTSNILLDIEMNPKISDFGMARAFGGNQSEGNTNRVVGTYGYMAPEYAIDGLFSVKSDVFSYGILLLEIICGKRNRGLYYPNHTCNLVVHAWRLWKEGRSLELIDPWLKDSSDLSEVLRSTHIGLLCVQEHPEDRPNMSYMVLMLGSESTLPQPKQPAYSFSKDIIVADSPSSKQESFSTNEITITTLAPRLKFVITVLMLSLLTFQCVRSKLVL; translated from the exons ATGGGGATTCTTTCTTCTACCACATTTTTTATCACTACCATcattctactttctttttctgacTCTTCCATAGCCCTCGACACCATTTTCGGAACCCAAGCCATCACTGACACTGAAAACAGCACCTTGGTTTCcaaatatggaaaatttgaacTGGGTTTCTTCAGTCCAGGTAGTTCCTCAAACAGGTATGTGGGAATCTGGTACAAGGATATTCCATGTAAAACTGTTGTTTGGGTGGCTAACCGTCAGAACCCAATCATCGACTCTTCTGGGATTTTGATGATTAACAGAACAGGACATCTTGTCCTTCTCGGAAAGAGGAGTATTGTTGTTTGGTCAGCAAGGCCAACTAAATCTCTCCAGGCTCCGATATTACAGCTTTTTGATACTGGAAATCTAGTATTGATAGATAAGAAAGATGATGAGAATTCAGACAATAATTATTTGTGGCAGAGTTTTGATTATCCTAGTGATACCTTATTACCAGGTATGAAGTTTGGATGGGACTTGAGAACTGGTATTGGTCGGCATATAATACCATGGAAGAGCCCTGATGACCCTGCTCCGGGAGACTTTGCTTGGGGGGTTACACTTTGTGAATATCCCGAGTCTCAAACGTGGAAAGGCTCCAATAAGTACTATCGGGATGGACCCTGGAATGGCCTTCGGTGCACTGGTACGCCTGAGTTAAAACCCAACCTTTTATTCAGTTACGAATATGTTCACCATAAAGATGAAGTGTACTACATGTTTCACCTAAAAAATGAATCTGTAAAGACAAGGTTAGTTGTAAACCAGACCAATGGTTATATCCGGACACGCTATGCTTGGAATTCAGGGACTCAAAGTTGGGATGGGTTCTCATCAATGCCAAAAGACGTTTGTGACGGGTATGGCCTGTGTGGTGCCAATGGAAACTGTGTCATTTGGGAAGCCCCTGTTTGCCAATGTTTGAAGGGTTTCACGCGAAAAGGAAACTTCTTGGACTGGTCTCAAGGATGTGCACGGAATAAACCTTTGGACTGCCTGGACAAACATTTATCCGGGTTTGTCAAAATCAGTGGCTTGAAATTGCCTGATACTACACATGCTTGGGCAAATGCAAGTTTGAATCTCAAGGAATGCAAAGCCAAATGCTTGAGCAAGTGTTCTTGTACGGCTTATACAGATTATAATATCAGTGGAAAAAAAAGTGGGTGTGCCATGTGGTTTGGAGACTCGATTGATATAAGAGAGTTTCAAGCTGGTGGGCAAGATCTGTATGTTCGATTACACGCTTCAGACTTAG GTGGAGATGGTGAGCGGATGGTGAAAATTGGTGTGGTAATTGTGGCCGTCTTTGTTGTGGCTTGTGGGCTGGTCTTGCTTGCTTGTTACATCCGCCAAGTCAGGACTAGGAAATGCCTAAAAG CGACCATTGAAATGATAGAGAATTTGAACAATGAAAGCCAAGCAGAAAACTTGGATGTGATCTTCTTCGACCTTGATAAGATTGTTAAGGCCACTTGCAACTTCTCAAGCGATAATAAGCTTGGGGAAGGCGGCTTTGGACCGGTTTACAAG GGTACACTAGAAGATGGGCGAGAAATTGCTGTGAAAAGGCTTTCAAAGAGTTCATTACAAGGAGTGAACGAATTCAAAAATGAAGTTGCTTTGATTGCCAAACTTCAGCACAGAAATCTAGTAAAGCTTCTTGGTTGTTGCTTaaaaggggaagaaaaaatgcTGGTTTACGAATACATGCCCAATAGTAGCCTGAACTCcttcatttttg acaaaacaaaaagtaaactttTAGACTGGTCCAAGCGCTTTCACATAATTGGTGGAATTGCAAGAGGGCTCCTATATCTCCATCAAGATTCAAGATTACGAATTATACATAGAGATCTCAAAACCAGTAACATTTTACTTGATATTGAaatgaatccaaaaatttcagATTTTGGTATGGCTAGAGCTTTTGGTGGGAATCAAAGCGAAGGGAATACAAATAGAGTTGTTGGAACATA tggtTACATGGCACCTGAGTATGCTATAGATGGGCTATTCTCAGTGAAGTCAGATGTCTTTAGCTATggaattttgttgttggagatTATATGTGGAAAGAGAAATAGAGGGCTCTATTATCCAAACCACACATGTAACCTTGTTGTACAT GCATGGAGATTGTGGAAAGAAGGAAGATCTTTGGAACTTATTGATCCATGGCTCAAGGACTCAAGCGATCTTTCTGAAGTGCTTCGCAGCACTCACATTGGTCTCTTATGTGTGCAAGAGCACCCTGAGGATAGGCCAAACATGTCTTACATGGTTTTGATGTTAGGCAGTGAAAGCACCTTGCCTCAACCAAAACAACCTGCTTATTCATTCAGTAAAGACATTATTGTAGCAGATTCTCCATCAAGCAAGCAGGAATCCTTTTCCACCAATGAAATTACTATAACTACTTTAGCACCTCGATTGAAATTTGTGATCACAGTTCTAATGTTGTCACTTTTAACATTTCAATGTGTGAGATCAAAACTTGTCCTTTGA